The following DNA comes from Sporomusaceae bacterium.
CAATTCCCAGAATGCCATCTCGCTCGTGCAGACGGCGGAGGGCGCCCTCGAAGAAACCACCGAGATCCTTCAGCGCATGCGCGAACTCGCCGCCCAGTCGGCCAGCGACACCAACACCGACGCCGACCGCGAAAGCATCCAGACGGAAATCGACGCCCTGGTGGAAGAGATCAACCGGATCGCCGATACGACCGAATTCAACACCAAGAAGCTGCTCGACGGCTCGATGGGCAAGGCCGTCGCCACCGCCGTCGCCAACGTGTCGACCAACGAGGCGCTTTACACCGGCACCGCGACCACCGATCTGCTGACCGCCCTTACCGATGTCGACAACAACTCGCTCGGCATTGTGTCCGGCGACACCATCACCGTCCAGTACATGATGAACGGCACGCTGGTGTCCAATTCCGTGACGGTCGCGTCCGCCACGGCGGTAAGCGACCTCGACGACGCCAACTTTACTTTGTCAGTCTCCGGCGGCGAGCTGCTCGCCACCGCGGCGGCCACGGGCACGACCAGCGCCGTATACGGCCTGACGGTCACCGTCGCGAACGCCAGCGGCGAGACCAAGACTGCGGCTACCAACGCCCTGTCGTCTTTCACCCAGACCACGGCGGCCGCCGATGTCCGCAGCGACGGTTCGGCTTCCGTCCTTATCGGCGCCAACACCGGGCAGAGCATCAAGATCAACATCGATACGATGGACGCCAGCGCCCTCGGCGTGCAAGGCCTCAAGGTCGACAGCTACGGCGCGGCCAATGTCGCCCTCAAGGTCATCGACACCGCCACTGCGACGGTATCGCAGGCCCGCTCCGAGCTCGGCGC
Coding sequences within:
- a CDS encoding flagellin encodes the protein MGMIINHNLSALNTYNQLNLNNTAMNKSLQKLSSGYAINSAADDAAGLAISEKMRGQIRGLDQASSNSQNAISLVQTAEGALEETTEILQRMRELAAQSASDTNTDADRESIQTEIDALVEEINRIADTTEFNTKKLLDGSMGKAVATAVANVSTNEALYTGTATTDLLTALTDVDNNSLGIVSGDTITVQYMMNGTLVSNSVTVASATAVSDLDDANFTLSVSGGELLATAAATGTTSAVYGLTVTVANASGETKTAATNALSSFTQTTAAADVRSDGSASVLIGANTGQSIKINIDTMDASALGVQGLKVDSYGAANVALKVIDTATATVSQARSELGAVQNRLEHTINNLTTTSENLTAAESRIRDVDMASEMATYTKLSVISQAATAMLAQANQQPQQVLTLLK